One window of Paenibacillus albicereus genomic DNA carries:
- a CDS encoding carboxymuconolactone decarboxylase family protein has protein sequence MKLRMNYREAKPEAYRAMQGLEAAAGRGLDPLLKELVKTRVSQMNGCAFCVDMHSKDLLGKGEPAERLLLLPVWREVPAFTEAERAALAFAERAAFIADGGMPEDVYEEAVRWYGEAGVVDLLLVVNTIGAWNRIAIATGMYPGCFDGPIGKGDGSGLDR, from the coding sequence ATGAAGCTGAGAATGAATTACCGAGAGGCGAAGCCGGAGGCTTACCGCGCCATGCAGGGGCTGGAGGCCGCAGCGGGACGAGGCCTCGACCCGCTCCTGAAGGAGCTGGTCAAGACTCGCGTGTCCCAGATGAACGGGTGCGCGTTCTGCGTCGACATGCACAGCAAGGACCTGCTCGGAAAGGGCGAGCCGGCGGAGCGGCTGCTGCTCCTCCCGGTATGGAGGGAGGTCCCCGCGTTCACGGAGGCGGAGCGGGCGGCGCTGGCTTTTGCCGAGCGCGCGGCATTCATCGCGGACGGCGGCATGCCGGAGGACGTTTACGAAGAGGCGGTCCGCTGGTACGGAGAGGCCGGCGTCGTGGATCTGCTGCTGGTCGTCAATACGATCGGAGCGTGGAACCGGATCGCGATCGCGACCGGCATGTACCCGGGGTGTTTCGACGGACCGATTGGGAAGGGAGACGGTTCCGGCCTGGATCGATAA
- a CDS encoding sigma-70 family RNA polymerase sigma factor codes for MEKEEAGGGRERRTDGAEGREGELALEGLYRTERSSVFRAAYRMLGSVADAEDVTQELFADLHAGGLPELRSSRAYLVRAAVNRSLKLLGSARRRRERYAGEWLPEPLPDPDGPELPEQAAEQRERLTYGFMTLLEQLTPTERAVLVLHEAYGYAYEEIAIMLGKTPAACRQHGSRAKRKLSRARGEKEEAAADRKESRAGRAAVSMKPQEEDEADAARGGAAREQLIARFVEAFERARVEELRELLSDDAVLVTDGGGKVRAAMRPIVGKERVLSFLASPKILHSARAALKRLVRLNGEPQLLLLAKPGEAESILCLEADASGTRIRKLYLIRNPDKLAHVKA; via the coding sequence ATGGAGAAGGAGGAAGCCGGCGGTGGACGGGAGCGGCGGACGGATGGAGCGGAGGGCCGGGAAGGGGAGCTGGCGCTGGAGGGCTTGTACCGGACGGAGCGCTCCAGCGTCTTCCGTGCGGCCTATCGCATGCTCGGCAGCGTCGCCGACGCGGAGGACGTGACGCAGGAGCTGTTCGCGGACCTGCATGCCGGAGGCTTGCCGGAGCTGCGCAGCAGCCGGGCCTATCTGGTGCGGGCCGCGGTCAACCGCTCGCTCAAGCTGCTCGGCTCCGCCCGGCGGCGCAGGGAGCGCTATGCGGGAGAATGGCTGCCTGAGCCGCTTCCGGACCCGGACGGGCCGGAGCTGCCGGAGCAGGCGGCCGAGCAGCGGGAGCGGCTGACCTACGGCTTCATGACGCTGCTGGAGCAGCTGACGCCGACGGAGCGCGCCGTGCTGGTGCTGCACGAAGCCTATGGGTATGCGTATGAGGAAATCGCGATCATGCTGGGCAAGACGCCTGCCGCTTGCCGGCAGCATGGCAGCCGGGCGAAACGGAAGCTGAGCCGGGCAAGGGGGGAGAAGGAGGAGGCCGCAGCGGACAGGAAGGAGTCCAGAGCAGGGAGGGCGGCCGTTTCCATGAAGCCGCAGGAAGAGGACGAGGCGGATGCCGCGCGCGGGGGCGCCGCCCGCGAGCAGCTGATCGCCCGCTTCGTGGAAGCGTTCGAGCGGGCCCGCGTGGAGGAGCTGCGGGAGCTGCTGAGCGACGACGCCGTGCTCGTCACCGATGGCGGCGGCAAGGTCCGAGCGGCGATGCGGCCGATCGTCGGCAAGGAGCGCGTCCTCTCCTTCCTCGCCTCTCCCAAGATTCTGCATTCCGCCCGAGCGGCGCTCAAGCGCCTCGTGAGGCTGAACGGCGAGCCGCAGCTGCTCCTGCTGGCCAAGCCGGGCGAGGCCGAGTCGATCCTTTGCCTCGAAGCCGATGCCTCCGGCACCCGCATCCGAAAGCTCTATCTGATCCGCAACCCCGACAAGCTGGCTCATGTGAAAGCTTAG